A single Paenibacillus sp. FSL R5-0517 DNA region contains:
- a CDS encoding stalk domain-containing protein, whose protein sequence is MKKSWIRVLSTGVLTGMLTIGAALPVWASDLTTSELRVKAGSTRAYINGDKQAIAKPYKVKGVTMVPVGVFKKAFGSEIRLEKNDIVKIKEGPHTVTLTIGSSSAWVDGVKHEMGAAPKMVNGVLMVPLRPVAAGIGATLAPNSSGEMVIRLLQTDDSVDHEDGLHPDEGKTRIGNSFYGWSINYPADLMVFQTGEQERMMTFGAADNSYYLEVYVSDQDVALDADDLLQQLVQEAKQSGDTVLDREAVSKGKTPYARIIVKDVDGMLWEMRQYLNEGRQYDVYLADYEALNYKDLGKRAALLNSFQPTYAESDRTIKDLSTVDNGMRSAWNDDYGIELKIPAGWSIDNNQMIYEAKDGAYLQWRVTSAKAGTTVKDWSGQLDKWMRETFTPESYEPIGSYTMDISGETAEVNEFRYNFGGGWQTEFDVLLQKNGYRYYAEYTFPEEQSADRAWFERIMKSVEIDFDTVADNFGQLDEDPYLTDKTKTLTRTSKRYKYSVDIPRYWTPYSDRFEYSPVVYTFTGGEFSIAASEDKSIEMTVSQLREAYAEATKTRKNFQLLRSEELTFAGVPAFSFTYHELDKGVPYAGRQIVFEKDGTTYTITSGLNDANKTEVQAAALEKAVNSFTFIK, encoded by the coding sequence ATGAAAAAGTCATGGATACGTGTGCTAAGCACAGGTGTATTAACCGGGATGCTAACCATTGGAGCGGCATTACCTGTATGGGCATCTGATCTGACGACAAGTGAATTACGGGTCAAAGCGGGCAGCACGAGAGCTTATATTAACGGTGATAAGCAGGCCATAGCCAAACCTTACAAGGTCAAGGGTGTGACGATGGTACCTGTCGGTGTATTCAAAAAAGCATTTGGCAGTGAAATCCGGCTGGAGAAAAATGATATTGTCAAAATCAAGGAAGGTCCGCACACGGTTACCCTAACGATTGGCAGTTCAAGTGCCTGGGTAGATGGTGTAAAGCATGAGATGGGTGCCGCTCCGAAGATGGTGAATGGCGTACTTATGGTTCCACTTCGTCCGGTTGCCGCCGGGATTGGAGCAACGCTAGCTCCGAACAGTTCCGGAGAAATGGTGATTCGTCTGTTGCAAACCGATGATTCGGTAGACCATGAGGACGGCCTTCATCCGGATGAAGGCAAAACCAGAATTGGCAACAGCTTTTACGGCTGGTCCATTAACTATCCGGCAGACCTTATGGTTTTCCAGACCGGTGAGCAGGAGCGCATGATGACTTTTGGCGCTGCGGACAACAGTTATTATCTTGAGGTGTACGTCAGCGATCAGGACGTGGCTCTGGATGCGGATGATTTGTTGCAGCAACTTGTCCAGGAGGCCAAACAATCGGGAGATACGGTGCTGGATCGTGAAGCGGTGTCGAAAGGTAAAACGCCTTATGCACGCATCATTGTGAAAGATGTAGATGGCATGTTGTGGGAGATGCGTCAGTATCTGAACGAGGGCCGTCAATATGATGTGTACCTCGCAGATTACGAAGCCCTGAATTATAAGGATCTGGGCAAACGTGCAGCGCTGCTCAATTCATTCCAGCCAACCTATGCGGAATCGGATCGAACGATCAAGGATCTCTCCACTGTAGATAACGGCATGCGCTCCGCATGGAATGATGACTATGGTATTGAATTGAAGATTCCTGCGGGCTGGTCGATCGACAACAATCAGATGATCTATGAAGCCAAAGATGGTGCATATCTGCAATGGCGTGTCACTTCGGCGAAAGCAGGTACAACGGTCAAAGACTGGAGCGGCCAACTGGATAAGTGGATGCGCGAGACATTTACACCAGAGAGTTATGAGCCAATTGGCTCATATACGATGGATATCTCGGGAGAGACTGCCGAGGTGAACGAATTCCGTTATAACTTTGGCGGCGGCTGGCAGACCGAATTCGATGTTCTTTTGCAGAAGAATGGGTATCGATATTATGCAGAGTATACATTCCCGGAAGAGCAAAGTGCAGATCGGGCATGGTTTGAACGGATTATGAAGAGTGTCGAGATTGATTTTGATACGGTTGCCGATAATTTCGGTCAGCTGGATGAAGATCCGTATTTGACGGACAAAACGAAGACACTTACGCGTACATCCAAACGTTATAAATACAGTGTGGATATTCCGCGTTACTGGACACCTTACAGTGATCGTTTTGAGTATTCACCTGTGGTGTACACCTTCACGGGCGGAGAATTCTCCATTGCGGCGAGTGAAGACAAGTCGATCGAGATGACGGTCAGTCAACTGAGAGAAGCTTACGCTGAAGCCACCAAAACGAGGAAAAACTTTCAGCTGCTTCGCAGTGAGGAACTGACGTTTGCGGGTGTGCCTGCATTTTCCTTCACGTATCATGAGCTGGACAAAGGCGTGCCATATGCGGGTCGCCAGATCGTGTTTGAAAAGGACGGAACGACCTATACGATCACAAGTGGCCTGAATGATGCCAACAAGACAGAAGTTCAGGCGGCAGCCTTGGAAAAAGCAGTGAACTCATTTACTTTTATTAAATAA
- a CDS encoding trypsin-like peptidase domain-containing protein: MSVLGKKGIAILMAAVLSISVAATAGAAESKAAMQAKVVDGQVYVNTKDLLKAVGGSGQYDAKSGTYTYKGSEAIPKVIEKVSPSVVGIIGKSTEVQEGASSDNRYNLAHGTGVIIRSNGWIVTNAHVVDGLTNPVVVTTDGNTYKITKTYSDALSDLALIKINAKSLQPASFAKASQTSVGETVIALGTPISFSLRNSATVGVISGLNRGVEETYRLIQTDTAINPGNSGGPLVNLKGEVVGINSMKFSAVGVESLGFSIPVDTVQYIIDQFFKYGKIKRASLGLQLEESWSAIVGLPTDDPLTITGVLSPGAKKAKIKAGDVIYSVAGTRVSSVVDINELLKTYLPGQKVKLLMQSDGDIVTRTLVLADRADIVDEEDEAFLADEEQ; encoded by the coding sequence ATGAGCGTGTTGGGTAAAAAGGGAATAGCCATACTGATGGCTGCTGTACTCTCGATTAGTGTAGCGGCAACGGCCGGTGCGGCTGAATCCAAAGCGGCAATGCAAGCGAAAGTGGTGGACGGTCAAGTCTATGTGAACACCAAGGATCTGCTTAAGGCAGTTGGTGGAAGTGGACAATATGATGCCAAATCAGGAACGTACACGTACAAGGGAAGTGAAGCCATCCCCAAAGTGATCGAAAAGGTATCCCCTTCGGTTGTAGGCATTATTGGGAAATCTACCGAAGTGCAGGAAGGTGCATCATCAGACAACCGCTATAATCTTGCGCATGGTACAGGTGTCATTATCCGATCCAACGGATGGATCGTAACGAATGCCCATGTGGTGGATGGATTAACAAACCCTGTGGTCGTAACGACGGATGGCAATACATACAAAATTACGAAAACATACAGTGATGCACTCAGTGATCTGGCGCTAATCAAAATCAATGCTAAATCACTCCAACCGGCGAGCTTCGCCAAAGCTTCACAAACCTCTGTTGGTGAAACGGTGATCGCCTTGGGTACGCCGATTTCCTTTTCCTTGCGCAACTCGGCAACGGTAGGGGTCATTAGCGGCTTGAATCGTGGTGTTGAGGAAACCTATCGTTTGATTCAGACCGACACGGCGATTAATCCGGGAAATAGCGGAGGACCGCTGGTCAACCTGAAGGGTGAAGTCGTTGGTATCAATTCCATGAAATTTTCTGCGGTCGGCGTAGAAAGTTTGGGATTTTCGATTCCGGTGGATACCGTTCAATATATCATCGATCAGTTTTTTAAATATGGCAAAATAAAACGTGCAAGTCTGGGTCTACAGCTGGAAGAAAGCTGGTCTGCGATTGTGGGCCTGCCTACAGATGATCCCTTGACGATAACGGGTGTACTGTCACCTGGAGCAAAGAAAGCCAAAATCAAAGCGGGCGACGTCATCTATAGTGTGGCAGGTACACGTGTCTCCTCCGTAGTAGATATCAATGAGTTGCTTAAAACGTATCTGCCTGGGCAAAAGGTAAAGCTATTGATGCAATCGGATGGCGATATCGTCACCCGCACGTTGGTACTTGCTGATCGCGCAGACATCGTAGACGAGGAAGATGAAGCGTTCCTTGCAGATGAAGAACAATAA
- the uvrA gene encoding excinuclease ABC subunit UvrA, giving the protein MASDNIVIKGARAHNLKNIDITIPRDRFVVLTGLSGSGKSSLAFDTIYAEGQRRYVESLSAYARQFLGQMEKPDVDSIEGLSPAISIDQKTTSRNPRSTVGTVTEIYDYLRLLFARVGHPHCPDHGVEISSQTVEQMVDRIMQYPERTRLQILAPIISGRKGEHKSVFADVSKQGFVRVRVNGELRDLSEDIQLEKNKKHTIEVVVDRIVVKDDVQARLADSIETALNLSGGQLLVDIMGEEELRFSSNFACPVCGFSIEELAPRMFSFNSPFGACPDCDGLGVKMIVDPDLLVPDRSKTIEDGAFDAWTGGTSTYYPQFLKSVCEHFNIPQNVPVEDLPAEQMNKLLQGTGSEKIRFRYENDFGQRKEALVTFEGIVNNLERRYRDTASEGIREFIENYMSAKPCGTCKGQRLKRESLAVTINDHNMAYVTSLSIGEAGRFFETLDLTEKERTIAKLILKEINSRLGFLVNVGLDYLTLSRAAGTLSGGEAQRIRLATQIGSSLMGVLYILDEPSIGLHQRDNDRLISTLAHMRDIGNTLIVVEHDEDTMMAADYIIDIGPGAGIHGGTIMSQGTPEEIMNDENSLTGQYLSGRKFIPVRTERRSVGDRWLEVRGAKENNLKNLNVKIPVGVFTAVTGVSGSGKSTLINEILYKTLARDLNRARVRPGQHKEIRGLEHIDKVIDIDQSPIGRTPRSNPATYTGVFDDIRDLFAQTNEAKVRGYKKGRFSFNIKGGRCEACRGDGIIKIEMHFLPDVYVPCEVCKGKRYNRETLEVKYKNRNISDVLEMTVEDATQFFENIPKIHRKMQTLMDVGLGYINLGQPATTLSGGEAQRVKLASELYRRSTGKTIYILDEPTTGLHVDDIDRLLNVLHRLVDSGESVLVIEHNLDVIKTADYVVDLGPEGGSGGGTIVATGTPEDIIKVEASYTGKYLKPVLERDTERSKALQLVD; this is encoded by the coding sequence TTGGCGAGCGATAACATTGTCATTAAAGGCGCACGAGCGCATAACCTGAAAAATATCGACATTACCATCCCGCGTGACCGCTTTGTTGTATTGACAGGCCTGAGTGGCTCAGGCAAGTCCTCGCTGGCTTTTGACACCATATACGCAGAAGGACAGCGACGGTATGTCGAATCATTGTCAGCTTACGCACGGCAGTTTCTGGGACAGATGGAGAAACCGGATGTGGATTCCATCGAAGGATTGTCTCCTGCGATTTCAATAGATCAAAAAACAACAAGCCGTAACCCGCGTTCCACGGTGGGAACGGTGACGGAAATCTATGATTACCTGCGTCTGTTATTTGCACGTGTGGGCCATCCACACTGTCCGGACCATGGCGTGGAAATCAGCTCCCAGACCGTAGAACAAATGGTTGACCGTATCATGCAATACCCGGAGCGTACCCGGCTACAAATACTGGCACCCATTATCTCGGGACGTAAGGGTGAGCACAAAAGTGTATTTGCCGATGTGTCCAAGCAGGGCTTTGTCCGTGTGCGGGTGAACGGGGAATTGCGTGACCTGTCAGAGGATATTCAATTGGAGAAAAATAAAAAGCATACGATTGAAGTTGTTGTTGACCGGATCGTTGTTAAGGATGATGTACAGGCGCGTCTGGCCGACTCTATTGAAACAGCACTTAATTTGTCCGGTGGACAACTCCTGGTGGACATTATGGGTGAAGAAGAGCTGCGTTTTAGCTCCAACTTTGCCTGCCCGGTGTGCGGGTTCAGTATTGAAGAACTTGCGCCGCGGATGTTCTCATTCAACAGTCCTTTCGGGGCTTGCCCGGATTGTGATGGTTTGGGTGTCAAAATGATCGTTGACCCTGATCTGCTCGTACCGGATCGCAGCAAGACGATTGAAGACGGTGCTTTTGATGCCTGGACAGGTGGCACATCCACTTATTATCCGCAGTTCCTGAAGTCGGTATGTGAGCACTTTAACATTCCGCAAAATGTACCTGTCGAAGATCTACCCGCTGAGCAGATGAACAAGTTGCTGCAGGGTACGGGTTCGGAGAAAATCCGTTTCCGGTATGAGAACGATTTTGGACAACGTAAGGAAGCACTGGTTACCTTTGAAGGTATCGTGAACAATCTGGAGCGTCGTTACCGTGATACAGCATCGGAAGGTATCCGTGAATTTATTGAGAATTACATGAGTGCGAAGCCTTGTGGTACGTGTAAAGGTCAGCGTCTTAAACGCGAGAGCCTTGCAGTTACAATCAATGATCACAACATGGCCTATGTGACTAGTTTGTCCATTGGTGAAGCTGGCCGATTCTTCGAAACATTGGATTTGACGGAGAAGGAGCGGACGATTGCCAAGCTTATTTTAAAAGAAATCAACAGCCGTCTCGGCTTCCTGGTGAATGTTGGTCTGGATTACCTTACACTGAGTCGTGCTGCCGGAACCTTGTCTGGTGGAGAAGCCCAGCGGATCAGACTGGCTACACAGATTGGCTCCAGCCTGATGGGTGTACTGTATATTCTGGATGAGCCGAGTATCGGTTTGCATCAACGGGATAATGACCGTCTGATCTCAACGCTTGCGCATATGCGGGATATTGGTAACACGTTGATCGTGGTTGAACATGATGAGGATACGATGATGGCTGCGGACTATATTATTGATATTGGGCCAGGTGCAGGTATCCACGGAGGCACCATTATGTCACAGGGTACACCGGAGGAGATCATGAACGATGAGAACTCCTTAACCGGTCAATATCTGAGTGGTCGCAAGTTCATTCCTGTGCGTACAGAGCGCCGTAGTGTAGGAGACCGTTGGTTGGAAGTGCGCGGAGCCAAAGAAAATAACCTCAAGAATCTGAACGTGAAGATTCCGGTAGGTGTATTTACGGCGGTAACAGGTGTGTCTGGCTCAGGTAAATCCACATTAATTAATGAGATTTTGTACAAAACGTTGGCCCGTGATCTGAACCGTGCCCGGGTACGTCCGGGTCAGCATAAAGAAATTCGTGGTCTCGAACATATTGATAAAGTTATCGATATTGACCAGTCGCCAATCGGGCGGACACCACGTTCCAACCCGGCTACGTATACAGGCGTCTTTGATGATATCCGGGATCTGTTTGCCCAGACGAACGAAGCCAAGGTACGTGGATACAAGAAAGGCCGATTCAGCTTTAATATTAAAGGTGGACGTTGTGAAGCCTGCCGTGGAGACGGTATTATCAAAATCGAGATGCACTTCTTGCCGGACGTTTATGTGCCTTGTGAAGTCTGCAAAGGCAAACGATACAATCGGGAAACGCTTGAAGTGAAATACAAAAACAGAAATATTTCCGATGTGCTGGAAATGACGGTGGAAGATGCAACCCAATTCTTCGAGAACATTCCGAAGATCCATCGTAAAATGCAGACTCTGATGGATGTTGGCCTCGGTTATATCAACCTGGGACAACCTGCAACGACCTTGTCTGGTGGTGAAGCCCAGCGGGTGAAGCTCGCTTCTGAGCTGTATCGCCGCAGTACAGGGAAAACCATCTACATCCTCGATGAACCGACGACCGGTTTGCATGTCGATGATATCGACCGTTTGCTCAACGTATTGCACCGTCTCGTTGATTCAGGTGAATCCGTCTTGGTGATTGAGCATAACCTGGATGTAATCAAAACAGCAGACTATGTTGTTGATCTGGGGCCGGAAGGCGGTAGCGGTGGAGGAACCATTGTTGCAACGGGAACCCCTGAGGACATCATCAAAGTGGAGGCTTCGTATACGGGCAAGTACTTGAAGCCAGTTCTGGAACGGGATACCGAGCGGAGCAAAGCACTGCAATTGGTGGACTAA
- the uvrB gene encoding excinuclease ABC subunit UvrB: protein MSDIIMSDKTFEIESEFSPQGDQPAAIKELVKGVQEGKRYQTLLGATGTGKTFTIAQTIAQLQRPTLIIAHNKTLAAQLASEFKDFFPNNMVEYFVSYYDYFQPEAYIPSSDTYIEKDSSINEEIDKLRHAATSSLFERRDVIIVASVSCIYGLGSPHSYSSMLLSLRVGMEKPRNQILSRLVEIQYQRNDINFVRGTFRVRGDVVEIFPASKGEHAIRVELFGDEIEKITEIDVLTGELIGEREHIAIFPASHFVTQEETMKVALVNIERELEERLEVLREQGKLLEAQRLEQRTRYDIEMMKEVGFCSGIENYSGPLTFRERGDTPYTLMDYFPDDMLIVVDESHVTLPQIRAMYNGDQARKTVLVEHGFRLPSALDNRPLKFEEFEGKMDQIIYVSATPGPYEIEHTDTMVQQIIRPTGLLDPIIELRPTKGQIDDLIGEINDRIAKDERVLITTLTKKMSEDLTDYLKEVGIKVRYLHSEIKTLERMAILRDLRLGVFHVLIGINLLREGLDLPEVSLVAILDADKEGFLRSERSLIQTIGRAARNSEGRVILYGDKVTDSMDKAIKETERRRAIQIEYNEKHGITPQTIRKKVRDVIEATKVAESKKDYLTGAAEKMSKKDRQALIQRLEVEMKDAAKNLQFERAAELRDALLELRAE from the coding sequence ATGAGCGATATTATAATGAGCGACAAAACGTTCGAAATCGAGTCAGAGTTTTCTCCCCAAGGTGATCAGCCTGCAGCCATTAAAGAATTGGTGAAGGGGGTTCAGGAGGGGAAGAGGTACCAGACACTGCTGGGTGCAACGGGTACAGGTAAGACGTTTACGATCGCCCAGACGATAGCCCAACTGCAACGTCCGACGCTGATTATTGCACACAACAAGACGTTGGCAGCGCAGCTTGCAAGTGAGTTTAAAGATTTCTTTCCGAATAATATGGTTGAGTATTTCGTCAGTTATTACGATTATTTTCAGCCAGAAGCATATATCCCGTCCTCCGATACTTATATCGAGAAGGATTCAAGTATTAATGAAGAGATCGACAAACTGCGGCACGCAGCGACAAGTTCGTTGTTTGAGCGTAGGGACGTCATCATTGTAGCGAGTGTTTCTTGCATCTATGGTTTGGGTTCACCGCACTCGTATTCAAGCATGTTGCTGTCACTTCGGGTAGGCATGGAGAAACCGCGCAATCAGATTTTGTCCCGTCTGGTAGAGATTCAGTATCAGCGGAACGATATTAACTTTGTACGGGGTACGTTCCGTGTTCGCGGGGATGTTGTTGAGATTTTCCCTGCTTCCAAGGGTGAACATGCAATTCGTGTTGAATTGTTTGGTGATGAGATCGAGAAAATTACGGAGATTGATGTGTTGACCGGAGAGCTGATTGGCGAACGTGAACATATTGCCATCTTCCCGGCGTCTCACTTCGTAACGCAAGAAGAGACGATGAAGGTTGCGCTGGTGAACATTGAGCGTGAACTGGAGGAACGGCTTGAAGTGTTGCGTGAACAGGGGAAACTGCTGGAGGCTCAGCGACTGGAGCAGCGCACACGGTATGATATCGAGATGATGAAGGAAGTCGGATTCTGTTCGGGGATTGAGAACTATTCCGGTCCCCTGACTTTCCGCGAACGCGGCGATACTCCATATACATTGATGGACTATTTCCCGGATGACATGTTGATCGTGGTCGATGAGTCTCACGTGACTCTGCCACAGATCCGTGCAATGTATAATGGTGACCAAGCGCGGAAGACAGTATTGGTTGAACATGGTTTCCGCCTGCCGTCAGCGCTGGATAATCGTCCGCTCAAATTCGAAGAGTTTGAAGGTAAAATGGATCAGATTATCTATGTATCAGCAACACCGGGCCCGTATGAGATTGAGCATACCGATACGATGGTGCAACAGATTATCCGTCCAACCGGATTGCTTGATCCAATTATTGAACTGCGTCCAACCAAGGGACAGATTGATGATTTGATTGGTGAGATTAATGACCGGATTGCCAAAGATGAACGGGTGTTGATTACAACATTAACGAAGAAGATGTCCGAGGACCTGACAGATTATCTGAAGGAAGTTGGAATCAAGGTTCGTTATCTGCACTCTGAGATTAAAACATTGGAACGGATGGCCATTTTACGTGATTTAAGGTTGGGCGTTTTCCATGTCCTGATCGGGATCAACTTGTTGCGGGAAGGTCTCGATCTGCCCGAAGTATCCCTGGTAGCCATTTTGGATGCGGATAAGGAAGGATTCCTGCGTTCCGAACGCTCACTGATTCAAACGATTGGTCGTGCGGCGCGGAACAGCGAGGGTCGCGTTATTCTATACGGTGATAAAGTAACCGATTCGATGGATAAGGCGATAAAGGAAACCGAGCGTCGTCGTGCAATCCAGATCGAGTACAACGAGAAGCATGGAATTACACCACAGACGATTCGCAAAAAAGTGCGTGATGTGATTGAGGCAACCAAAGTTGCCGAATCCAAGAAAGACTATCTCACAGGCGCTGCCGAGAAGATGTCGAAGAAAGATCGCCAGGCGCTTATTCAGCGCCTAGAGGTAGAGATGAAAGATGCAGCCAAAAACCTGCAGTTTGAGCGTGCTGCCGAGCTTCGTGATGCGTTGCTGGAACTTCGCGCTGAATAA
- a CDS encoding flagellar motor protein, with translation MDIATLIGIIAGIAAVISGFLWEGGQLSGLLQKTAALIVFGGTIAAVVASFPAHRLRTIPAALRMAFGRHNNDSGLWVEELVEMSSIARRSGVLALERKVMDHPHPFLQDGIQMVVDGTDQDVVRQILEMEIDSIEQKHEGYAKIFESAGGYAPTMGIIGTVMGLIQVLGSLTDPTGLGPAIAVAFTATLYGVASANLIFLPIASKIKSRGADEVQTMEMLLEGVLAIQNGENPQLVRKRLESFTLTHRQPIRPLAKEGLDESAQ, from the coding sequence ATGGATATTGCGACACTTATCGGTATTATTGCCGGAATTGCCGCAGTCATTAGCGGTTTTTTGTGGGAAGGTGGCCAGTTGTCCGGTCTTCTGCAAAAAACGGCTGCTTTAATTGTATTCGGTGGAACGATTGCTGCTGTGGTTGCCAGTTTCCCAGCGCATCGTCTTCGTACGATTCCAGCTGCCCTGCGTATGGCTTTTGGACGTCACAATAATGATTCAGGCTTGTGGGTTGAAGAATTGGTCGAGATGTCTTCGATCGCACGCCGCTCAGGTGTGCTTGCATTGGAACGCAAGGTTATGGATCATCCGCATCCATTTTTGCAAGACGGTATTCAGATGGTTGTCGATGGTACGGATCAGGATGTGGTTCGCCAGATCCTTGAGATGGAGATTGACTCTATTGAACAAAAACATGAGGGCTACGCCAAAATTTTCGAATCTGCTGGCGGTTATGCCCCAACCATGGGAATCATCGGAACCGTGATGGGACTTATTCAGGTCCTTGGCAGTTTGACCGATCCCACCGGACTCGGACCTGCTATTGCTGTTGCCTTTACCGCAACCCTGTATGGGGTCGCCAGTGCCAATCTTATCTTTTTGCCCATTGCCTCCAAAATCAAATCCAGAGGTGCTGACGAAGTGCAGACCATGGAAATGCTTCTTGAGGGTGTACTTGCCATTCAGAACGGTGAGAATCCCCAGCTTGTACGCAAAAGACTGGAGTCTTTCACCCTTACGCATCGTCAGCCTATACGCCCCCTAGCAAAGGAGGGATTGGATGAGTCGGCGCAGTAA
- a CDS encoding flagellar motor protein MotB translates to MSRRSKRRGKRETVDHRDRWMITYADLITLLLIFFVIMYAMSNLDSGKYDVVTQSLQNTFNASDSILELGEGLGEKPGKTITETPPSGIQGEDSSKGEGNPSDSGTATPDDDDKPLTEREEQFRSQEQELQNLFNVITQYIEDNKLENQIFVADKPQGLSITLSDRFLFDQGQAALKDGAAPTLSKLASLFRDLNTVVSIEGHTDNVPVGANSAYTDNWQLSGERALSVLRFFLDTEKLNPDGFQYAGYADTRPTGDNTTAAGRQKNRRVEITVLRQLQP, encoded by the coding sequence ATGAGTCGGCGCAGTAAACGGCGCGGAAAACGTGAAACAGTTGATCATCGGGATCGCTGGATGATAACTTATGCCGATCTCATAACCTTGCTTCTGATCTTTTTTGTCATCATGTACGCCATGAGCAATCTGGATTCCGGTAAATATGACGTCGTTACTCAGTCGTTACAAAATACATTCAATGCGTCCGACTCGATCCTTGAACTCGGTGAAGGACTCGGCGAGAAACCCGGAAAGACGATTACAGAGACTCCACCATCCGGAATTCAAGGGGAAGATTCTTCAAAAGGTGAAGGAAACCCTTCCGATTCCGGAACGGCAACTCCAGATGATGATGACAAGCCCCTCACAGAACGGGAAGAACAATTCAGATCACAGGAGCAGGAACTGCAAAATCTGTTCAATGTGATTACCCAATATATCGAGGATAATAAACTGGAAAATCAGATTTTTGTTGCGGACAAGCCACAGGGCCTATCCATTACACTTAGTGACCGCTTCCTGTTTGATCAGGGACAAGCCGCTCTGAAGGACGGTGCAGCACCAACGCTCAGTAAGCTTGCCAGCCTGTTCCGGGATCTAAATACCGTTGTCAGCATTGAAGGTCATACCGATAACGTTCCTGTCGGAGCAAACTCCGCTTATACCGATAACTGGCAGCTTTCCGGGGAACGCGCACTGTCTGTATTACGCTTTTTTCTGGATACAGAGAAACTTAACCCGGACGGATTCCAGTATGCCGGATATGCGGATACTCGCCCAACGGGTGACAACACCACAGCGGCCGGAAGACAAAAGAACCGTCGGGTCGAAATCACTGTCTTGCGTCAACTCCAACCCTAA
- a CDS encoding ABC transporter permease has translation MNSLHIAWLMIRRTLGRKMGFITFLLLPCLVVTGAVALFGSEQSARAVIPYVNEDGGAAGAWMIQELAGKEEYLLKPMTNEAEVKEAIAQQNGSSGIIIPAQYTEDLLQGKATEIQLVELRISESSYTLRAAVEGLASGLQQSASAVIVAAGPVSSETDKLSSVQKRFEQLLQEIGKHQVAGEVTALQIYPKPGLNNVTGFTIMFMMGLLTSAVAVIMEDRRKRTMARVYTAPVRAYEIALGNFLGSFVIGMIQIVIVLGVSRWLIHYDAGIPFGIHFLILAAFMLVSMGLASTVAGLIRNPKNANMLNSLVIMPTCMIGGCFWPISFMPDYMQRLANFVPQKWAIQAVETISAGGTLSDITLPLLILFGMAAILLTVGSAILRPSQPGVEA, from the coding sequence ATGAATAGTCTACACATCGCCTGGTTGATGATTAGACGTACACTTGGCCGTAAAATGGGCTTCATTACGTTTCTGCTTCTGCCTTGCCTGGTGGTAACAGGAGCAGTTGCTCTTTTTGGAAGCGAGCAGAGTGCACGTGCTGTTATTCCCTATGTCAATGAGGATGGAGGGGCAGCAGGTGCGTGGATGATTCAAGAACTTGCTGGCAAAGAGGAGTACCTGCTCAAGCCGATGACTAACGAAGCAGAAGTGAAGGAAGCCATCGCTCAGCAAAATGGAAGTTCTGGCATCATTATTCCGGCACAGTATACGGAAGATCTGTTACAAGGCAAGGCAACCGAAATTCAACTGGTGGAACTGCGAATAAGTGAAAGTTCCTATACGCTACGAGCAGCAGTTGAAGGTTTGGCGAGTGGATTGCAACAGTCTGCTTCAGCTGTTATCGTGGCGGCAGGTCCTGTCTCAAGTGAGACTGATAAACTATCGAGTGTACAGAAGCGATTTGAACAACTTTTACAGGAAATAGGAAAGCATCAGGTTGCTGGTGAAGTCACCGCTCTGCAGATCTATCCCAAGCCAGGCCTGAACAATGTGACTGGATTTACAATCATGTTTATGATGGGGCTGCTGACCAGTGCAGTGGCTGTGATCATGGAAGATCGCAGGAAACGTACGATGGCCAGAGTATATACGGCACCCGTCCGTGCATATGAGATTGCGCTTGGCAATTTCCTGGGTAGCTTTGTCATTGGTATGATTCAGATTGTGATCGTACTGGGAGTCAGCAGGTGGCTGATTCATTATGATGCCGGTATTCCTTTTGGCATTCATTTCCTGATCTTGGCAGCATTCATGCTGGTCTCGATGGGGCTCGCAAGTACCGTGGCAGGATTAATCCGTAATCCCAAAAATGCGAATATGCTGAATTCACTTGTCATTATGCCAACCTGCATGATAGGCGGTTGTTTCTGGCCGATCTCGTTCATGCCTGACTATATGCAAAGGCTCGCCAACTTTGTTCCGCAGAAATGGGCGATTCAGGCAGTGGAGACGATCTCCGCTGGTGGTACACTGTCGGATATCACACTGCCACTATTAATTTTGTTTGGCATGGCTGCTATTTTGCTGACCGTAGGCTCTGCGATTCTGCGCCCTAGCCAGCCAGGAGTAGAGGCATAG